GCGGACCGGACCGTCAGCGGAACGCGGGGGCTGGCCAGAAACGGCAGTAGCTCACCAACGATCCGCGTGCGGGCCGCGGGCGGCGCCGCGCGCAGGCGCACCACGAGTTGCGCGAGCGCGGCACGCGGATCGTTAGTTGGAGTCATCGGTTACGAATGCCAACCTGGTTCTCTCGTCTTCAACCGATTTCGTGAATCGGCTCGTCGCCCCGGGGTTTTGCCACAATGGGCCGGAGCAAAAACGGTCCGGTGTAGTGCTTCCCGATCGACCACGTTCCCTGAATGCTCCCCTCGCCGTCCGACTGGCCGACGTACAGCACGCGGTGCTTGCCGTGGTACTGCTTCACCATCACCACGTTTCCGGTCGCTTCGTCGTAAGTGCCGCTGAACGCGAAGACTCCCACGATATCGCGTCCGCTGCCAGTTACTTCCCCACCGGCAAATGCCAGCGTGAACGGCGTCATCGCTTGCCGGCCCACGTGGTCTTGAAACCAGAACCCGTCCCACCGGCCCGACGGATACATCGCTGCTCCCTCACTCCGCGCGAATCGTCGCTCCGACACGCGACCGTAGCGCCGATTGTAGCTGAAGCCGGCGCGGACCGCCTACCCGGTTCGCCGACGCGCTCTAAGGTTCCTGAATGAACCAGTCCGATGCGCGACCGTATGTGTGGATGCTGTGCGGCTCGTTTGCGTTCGCGGTGATGGCGGTCCTGGCCGAGTACCTCACGCGCAAGCCCGACACCTTCTGCGATTGGCAGACCGTGGTCGTGTTCCGCGCCGCGCTGGTCACGATGTTCGCCGCGGCGCTCGCGTGGCAGGCCGGAGCGCGTCTTGTGTGGTTCCGCCCGTGGCGCCTGTGGGTGCGGAGCATCTCGGGCAGTTGCAGCATGGTCGGCACGTTTTACGCCTTCGGCCACCTGCACGCCGAAGACGTGGTGACGCTTTGCAACACGTTCCCGCTCTGGGTCGCGCTCCTTTCCTGGCCGCTGTACAGTCAAGCACCGGGCTGGAAGACGATGGCCGCGATTCTGGTCGGAATCGCGGGTGTGGTGCTGGTCGAGCAACCGCACATTGAGGCCGGTAACCTCGGAGTGTTTGCGGCTCTTGCGGCGGCATTGTTCACCGCAATCGCGATGCTTGGATTGCACCGACTCCACGACGTGGACCCGCGCGCCGTTGTGGTCCACTTCTCCGCGGTGGCCACGATCTTCTGCTTCGTCGCGTTCCTTGTGACCCCGCGGACGCAGCCGCTGACCCGCGTGTTTGAATTCGGCGTGTTCCTGCGACTCATCGGTATCGGCGTCTCGGCAACGATCGGCCAAGTGTTCCTCACGCTGGCGTTCGGACGCGGGGCACCTGCCAAGGTGTCCGTGGTCGGGTTGATGCAGATCGTGTTCGTGATGGTCATGTGCGTGTGGGCCTTCGATCGCACTGTCAACACGACCGCATTGATCGGAACCGGACTCGTGATCGCGCCGACCGCGTGGCTCCTGACGCGGCCCAAAGCCACGAGCGCCGTGAAGCCCAGCCCCGCGCACACACTTCCACCCGCCACGCCTCAACCCGCTCCCAATCGTACCCCAGTTTCCGGGAGCAACAGCGAGAACACTCCGCTCGCGACGCCGCAATTGCGTCCGTGATCTCCGATGAAGCCCAACCCGTTCCGGCACGCGGCTAACATTTGCTAACGTTTCTCGGGAGCGGGGTACCACGCGGTGCGGACAGCGTGTGTTAAATGTTAGCTTTTCCGGTGTTTTGTGCCTTCGTAATGCTTTGTGCGATGCCGCAAACGGCTAACATAGCTCCAAAACTTCGCCTTTCTGAGCACATTTTGGCACCGAAAGACAACCAGATGCACGCGCATCTTGCGCCTGTTCATTCACTTCAAAAATACCACAAGCAAAGAACGCCTACAATCATATTTGTGGAAGTTTGAACAGTGCTTCTCATTCGCGAGCAGCCCCTTGCGGTTGCTCGAAATCGGTGGTAGCGTGCGATATAGCCTCGCGAATGACCTCTCCGCCGCCGGGCGCTGGGGGTACCGCACATGCCACGCGCGCCGATCCCGACTTGGTGCTTCGCCCTCGTTGTTGTGCGTAGGGGCGACCACTTCTTAATCGTGCAAGAGAGCAAATACGGGCAGCCCTGGTACGTGCCGGCCGGGCGCGTGGAGCAGGGCGAATCGTTCGCGAGCGCCGCCGTGCGCGAAACGCTCGAAGAGGCCGGTATCCCGGTCCGCGTGACGGGCATTATTCGCGTGGAGCACTCGCCCAGCCCGGCCGGGGCGCGAATGCGCGTCATCTTCCTCGCCGAGCCGACCGACGACACCCCGCCCAAGACCGAACCCGACGACGAGTCGCTCGGGGCAACGTGGGTCACGCTCGACGAACTCGCGAACTACACACTGCGCGGCGACGAAGTCACGGAACTGTTCTCCTTTGTTGCAAATGGCGGTATCATCCACCCGCCCGATATCATTCAGGCCGAAGGGGTGCCGTACTGT
This region of Gemmata massiliana genomic DNA includes:
- a CDS encoding DMT family transporter, translating into MNQSDARPYVWMLCGSFAFAVMAVLAEYLTRKPDTFCDWQTVVVFRAALVTMFAAALAWQAGARLVWFRPWRLWVRSISGSCSMVGTFYAFGHLHAEDVVTLCNTFPLWVALLSWPLYSQAPGWKTMAAILVGIAGVVLVEQPHIEAGNLGVFAALAAALFTAIAMLGLHRLHDVDPRAVVVHFSAVATIFCFVAFLVTPRTQPLTRVFEFGVFLRLIGIGVSATIGQVFLTLAFGRGAPAKVSVVGLMQIVFVMVMCVWAFDRTVNTTALIGTGLVIAPTAWLLTRPKATSAVKPSPAHTLPPATPQPAPNRTPVSGSNSENTPLATPQLRP
- a CDS encoding NUDIX domain-containing protein; translated protein: MPRAPIPTWCFALVVVRRGDHFLIVQESKYGQPWYVPAGRVEQGESFASAAVRETLEEAGIPVRVTGIIRVEHSPSPAGARMRVIFLAEPTDDTPPKTEPDDESLGATWVTLDELANYTLRGDEVTELFSFVANGGIIHPPDIIQAEGVPYCAAGRSS